The DNA segment GAATTGAGCAGCAGTCTGGCAAAGGCCAGTCGCTGCTGTTCACCCAGAGAGAGCAGCCGCGGCCAGTCCTGCTTGATGTCGAGGTCGGGATAGCGCTGCAGCAATTTGCCCAGCATCACCTGATACAGAACAGCCCGAAGCTGTTCATCACTAAAACGGGCCTGATCGAGTGGATAACAGAGCTGTTCGCGCAGAGATCCCAGGGCCATGTAGGGCTTCTGGGGAATGAACAGCAGCTCGCCCTGCCCCGGGGAATAGACGGTGCCCGTCGGCGAGCCCCACAGGCCACTCACCACCCGAAGGAGTGAGGTCTTGCCGCAGCCGGAGGGTCCGACCACCAGCAGGCCCTCGGCATTGTCCAGGGAGAAACTGAGGTCGCGCACCAGCACGTTGTCGGTGCGGGGTGTTTTGACCGTCACCCCCTGCAGCGCCAGGCGCTCGGAGGGCACAATCCGCGGCACGTAATCACTCCACTCCTCCGGATCGAGGTTGGAGATGTTGGATTGAAAGCCTTCAAGCCGGTTGATCGAGGCCGAGAACCGAGCCAAGGCTTCGATGTTGTAGATGATGAAAAACAACGATCCTTCAACCAGGTTGTAGGCGACGTTCGCCTGGGCAAAGCCGCCGTAATCCATCTCCCCGGCAAGAATCGGAGCCGCAAGGATCAGATAGGGGATGAAATTGCTGGCGTAGATGCTTGAACGCTGCAGCACCCGCAGCAGCACCTCCCAGACAATCAGCAGATTGAAGTTTTCAACAACGGTGGCCAGGCGACGCGTCACCTCCTTGGCTTCCTGCTGTTCTCCGGCATAGAAAGCGATTGATTCAGCGTTGTCCCGCACCCGCACGAGGCCATAGCGGTAATCCGCTTCAAAGCGCAGTTGGAAGTTGTTCAACCGAACCAACTTTCGGCCGGCCACGATCATTAGGACAGACACCCCGGATGCGTAGGCCAAGAGGGCGAAGGTGAGCCCCTCACTCACCGAATAAAGGATGAGAATGTTGAGGGAAAAAGTGAGAATCGAATCAAAGATATTCAGCGCAAAACCAAGGGCCTGCGCCGTGAAATCACGCACGTCCTCGGAAATGCGTTGATCGGGGTTATCAACATTGGTGGCCGCTTCATCGTTGGGATTGAGCACGTAATAGGCCCGATCCCGCAGGTAATCGTCCACCAGGCTCAGCGACAACCATTCCCGCCAGAACAGCCCCAGTTTCTGGGTGAAATAAAACTGCAGGCTGCGAATCGGCAGCGCTACCGCAAAACAGGCACCGTAGATCCATAGGTTGCGATACGACGCATCGCCGTCTTTGGAGATCAACGCATTGGTCAGATCCCTGGCAATGAATGTGATGCCGGCATTGATGCCGTTCACGCTCAACAGCATCAGGATGATCAGGCCGAGAAACAGCCAGGGCAGCCAGCGGCGGTGCCTCAGCTGGCCCCGCACGGAGGCGAACACCACGGCCCCCAGCACGAAGAGAGCACTGATCCCCGCTCCCCATCCACGGGACCAGAGCATGGCCAGGGAGGACTGGACGCCCCCGAGGTACTGGCCGGTCAGCTCCGGCAACAGCCACGACAGGCCGTTCATCAACCCGGTGACCAGGAACAGCACGATCCCGGCCACACAGAAAAGCAGGCTCACTAGCAGTCCAAGGAACTGCCAACCGTTGTCTTCGGTGTAGGGGAAGAAGTAGGGCTGCGAAAGCCGACGCAGCTTGGCGGCCTGATTGCGCAGGTTCTGAAGCTGGTGGGTCATGCCACTGCTGAACTGTGCTCAGTCTGGCTGCCGCCGCGCCGCTTCGCCGCTGACATCAACCGGGAGGCCACGCCAGAGGACGACCACCGATCACGTGCACATGGAGGTGAAAGACCGTCTGACCCGCACCGGCGCCGCTGTTGATCACCGTGCGGAAATCGTCCAGACCCTCCTGTTTGGCTACGCGGGCAGCCACCAGCAACAGATGGCCCAGCAAGGCCGCATCCTCGGCAACACCAGACCGCAGACTCTCGATCGGCTTGCGGGGAATGACCAGCACGTGAACTGGCGCCTGGGGGGCGACATCGCGAAAGACCAGGCACTGCTCATCGCTGTAGACCTCATCGCACGGGATCTCGCCACGAAGGATCTTCCCGAAGATCGTGTCGTCTGCCATGGGCCTTGAAAACGAAGGAACAGCCGGACCGGTGTGACAGCAGGGGCATGAATCTCCTGCGTCACCCTTCACAGAATGCTGGCACGTTGTCTCAGTGCTTCCCTGCAAGGTCTGGAGGCCAGACCAGTGGTGGTGGAGGTGGATCTCGCCCCGGGCCTGCCGGGCGTCCAGCTGGTGGGTCTGCCGGACAAGGCCATTCAGGAATCCCGGGAGCGGGTCCGATCCGCCGTGCGCAACAGCGGCTTCCGCGGCCCACTGGTGCGCGTGGTGATCAACCTGGCTCCAGCCGATCTGCGCAAGGAAGGTCCCTCCTTTGATCTCCCCATCGCCCTGGCCCTTTTGGTGGCAAGGGCAGCTCGCCCGCCCTCAACTGGAGGGCCTCTGGTGCGCAGGTGAACTGGGCCTCGACGGCAGCCTCAGGCCCTGTCGCGGGGTGATCGCCCTCGCTGACCAGGCCAAGCAACAACAGGCCCGGGCCCTGGTTGTTCCTCCTGAGAATGTCCAGGAAGCGAGCCTGATTGAGGGGCTTGCGATCCGGACGGCGCCCAACCTGCGCGCGCTGGTTCGGCAGCTCAAAGGCGAGCAACCGTGGCCTTTGAATGAGTGCATCCGCTCCCACTGCTCTAACCGAGTCGTGAAGCCGGAGCCCTGGTCCTGCCTGGACAGCAGCCTGGCCTCCCGCGCTCTTGCCCTTTCGGCAGCCGGCGGCCATCACCTACTGCTCGTGGGTCCCCCCGGCTGCGGCAAGACCCGCCTGGCCCATCAACTGCCTCGGCTACTGCCGAGCCTGAACCAGAAGGAAGCGCTCACCATCACGCGCATCCATTCCATCGCCGGGCATCTGCATGGCATTAATCAACTGCAGCAGCAACGCCCCTTTCGATCGCCACACCACAGTTGCTCCGCAGCCGCCTTGCTCGGCGGCGGACGCTCACCCCGCCCTGGTGAAGTGAGCCTGGCCCACGGTGGCGTGCTCTTCCTCGATGAATTGGCACAAGGGTCATACCAACCGCCGGAACTACTGCTAGCACTGACTTGCCTGTGGCTCAAGGCGAGTTGGTATTTGGTTGGTACTGATGTCTTAAACCCTCAAAGGCAATTGCCAATTCAGCGAGTCGATACCGTACAAACAACAGCAAATCAATCAATGGATTGGTTTATGCCGCTGCTTCTAGCTGTGTCGCTCACACCTCTTGGTGGCAGAACAGAGCAGGATCAAATGCAGCTACTTGCTCATCAAGAGCGCAAAAGCAGCGCATACCTAGTAATAAGACTCATAACGCAGCAAATTGAGGTAATTCCTGCCGAGTCACTGGATCAGTGCGAGGCGATTGGAGCGGAAATCATGAAAGGAGGAAAGTTGAGCAAATTCGTCAAGGGTTATCAGTGCCTTCCTGGCTTCAACTAGGCAAACCGTCTACAGATCGGGATAGACACACAGGATTCACACAAGAACAGTCAGCACCTTGTGACTTCCGACTTCTCGATGAGTTGGCGGAATTTCCGCGAACGGTGCTGGATCTATTGCGGCAGCCCCTGGAGGATGGCGCCGTGCAGATCAGCCGTGCCCAGCAGAGCACGGTATTCCCGGCCCTGATCACCCTGGTGGCCGCCACCAATCCCTGCACCTGCGGCTGGCATGGCGACCGCGACCATGGCTGTCGCTGCAGCATCAGCCAACGCCAGCGCTACTGGCAGAGGCTCTCCGGCCCGCTGCTGGATCGGCTCGATCTGCAACTGCGGCTGGAACGGCGCTCCGCCAGGGAGATGGCAGCAGTACTGAAACAACCCAGACAAACGCAAGCCTCAGCGTCCTGGTGCAAGCCCGCATTAATTGAACGAGCCCGGCAGCGGATGCAGAGGCGCAATCCCGGTGGAGCCAGCAATGGGCGGCTATCGGCGGCAGCGCTGCGGCAGAGCGGAGCCATCGAGGCGACGGCGCTCGAACTCTGGGAACAGCTGATCAACCAGCGCGGCCTGAGCACGCGCAGCAGCCTTCAGCTGTTGCGCGTGGCGCGCACCATTGCTGATCTCAACGACCGGACCAGCGTCGATCGAAACGCGTTAGCGGAAGCGAATTGCTTCCGCTGCACCGATCTGCTCAAGCAGCCTGGAGCTCAGTAGTCGCGGGCACGCTTGTCCGGTGTGTCCCGGTAGGGCTGGGTGCCGATCGGCGGGGGCTGGAGATGACGGTCGTCTAACGAACCCAGCGCATGGGTCATCGCTTCACCGAACCACTGGAACCACTGCACAACCGTTGTTTTCATCACATCCTCCGGGGTCTGTCTCCAGTGTGAAATCACTGACAGAAGACGACAACAGGTGTTTTGACCGGTTCTGCGCCAGCTCAGTAGGACGGAGCCGTGGAACTCTCGATCTGTTCAGCCTCCACCGGTGCAGGGCTCGCACTGGAACCGGCCACAGGCGCACTGTCCCGATAGACATAGAGATGACCGAGGCTCTTCTTGCCGTAGGCGCGCCGCTTCAGGGTCCAGCCAGGCTCAAGCTTGAGTTGAACAAAACCGCTGGCGGCACCACCGGCCCGGGCCACGAGCATGGTGGGCTGGGAGGGATTCTTGGTGGGTGTGGCCAGCAGCTCGATGTCGCTGCCGGTGTTCACCACACTGAGCCTGTAACGGGTGCCAAGGTCATCACCACCAATGCGCAGGGAATAGCCGTTCCCATCGATGTAGCGGTTGCAGACCCCGGTGAAATCAAAGGTGGACAACAGCGGATCCACCATGGCCGGTGATCCGGCGGCCACAGCAAAACAGGGGCGTTTCGTGGTGCGCTGCTCGTAGATGTTCAGCTGTGAACGCTCGCCCTGACCGATCGGGGCCGACACCAAGACGAAGTTGCTTAACTCCACAGGCACTGCCGTGAACAGCGAACCCTGGGCCAGGGCCGCCGGTACCGAGGTCGCTGCGAGAGCGAGGCCGGCAGCGGCCACGGTTCGAAAGCGTGCCATCACGTCCATGGAGGAACTGAGCGGATCGTAAAAGTGATGCCTGAATCGGTCGCCCCCGATCAGGCCGGTTTGTTCAGGCGAATGGCGAACAAAAGGGTTCCCACCGTTCCAGGGGCCGCCAGCGCCAAGATCCAGCTGGTGGTTTTGACCCCGAGATCAGGATCGCCGTAGGCGAGTTCAAACACACAACCAGTGCTGGCGATACCCAAAACACAGGCGAGGGCCAGAAAGACGCCGGCCAGGGGTTTCATCGGCATTACTCAGGCGACGCTCCGCACATCTTGGCGCTCGAAGCCCTTCTCCTTGAGCTCCTTCTGCAGACCGTCTTCATCAGTGACGCGATCGACAAACAACACGCCATTGAGATGGTCCATCTCGTGCTGAATGCAACGGGCCATCAACCCATCGGCCTTCATCTTCCGGGGCCGACCCATCTCATCACGGAAGCTCAGTTCAATCGCGGTGGGACGCACCACATCGAGATACACCCCGGGGATGCTGAGACAGCCCTCTTCATGGGTGTCGAGCCCGGCGCTGGCCGCCGTGATTTCCGGATTGATCAGCACCAGGGGCGGCGTGGCTGCATTTTCAAGGTCGAGATCAATCACCAGGAGCTGCTGGTGAATCCCCACCTGAGGCGCCGCCAGGCCAATGCCCTTGGCGGTGTACATGCTGCGCAGCATGTCGCGGGCTAGCTCACGCACCTGCTCATTCACCTTGCCGATGCGTCGCGCGGGCTGCCGCAGCACCTCATCGCCCAGAGTGTGAATCTCCAGCGGCGGAGTTTCAAGGGCCGTCTTCGGCACCAGCATCGTGTCCCGCGACTTATCGGCCTGACGGGCCAACTCTGCAAAGCTTCCTGCCAAGACCAACGCTGCGTTGATCCAGCATGGTAAGCGGCCTGAATCAGACGACATGGGAGCCGCCCGCTTATCCGCGCAACATGCCGTCGGCCTTTTGCCGGGACTGAAGGAACCGGCCCTGGTGTGCGGTACCGATGCAACGGTTTGGATGATCTGGCTGGAACAGCGCCCCCAGGAGCGCGGCCGCACCACAGCCTTGATCCGGCGCTTCGGTGATTCCGAAGCACCCCCCCAGGAGCTGACGCCAGCCCCCTGCAACCTGCGCAGTAGCGTGCATGACTACGGCGGCGGCGTGCTCGCCACTGCTGTGGAACAGGACAGGCTGATCCTGGCCTGGATCGAGGGCGGCTGCCTCTGGCGTCAGGACTGGCGCTTGCCCCAGACCAACACCCATCAACCCACCCCACTGGCAGCAGCCCAACTGCTCAGCCAGGAGGGCGATTGGGAGCTGGCGGATGGCGTGCTCGATCTGCCCAGGCAGCGCTGGATCGGCATCCGTGAAATCGAGGGCCGTGACGAACTGGTGAGCCTGGCGTTGAGCGGAACCGATCAAACCCCGCGGCTGCTGCATCAACCGACGGACTTTGCGGGCTACGGCTGCTTGAGCCCCGATGGTCACCGTTTTGCCTGGGTGGAATGGCAGCAACCCGACATGCCCTGGGACAGCAGCAGTCTCTGGTGCGCAGAGTTCAGCGACACAGGCGAGCTGCTCCAACCGCACCAGCTGGCCGGAGGCGACGGCGTCTCGGTGTTTCAACCCCAGTGGCTGCCCGACGGGCAGTTGCTTGTGGCGGAAGACAGCACAGGATGGTGGAACCTGATGCTCCAGCCCAGCGCCGACGCCTCCTGGGAGAAGCCCTGGCCGATGGCTGCTGAAACGGCCATGCCCCAGTGGATCTATGGGATGAGCACCACGGCCTGGGATGGCGAGCAGCTGATCGCCGCCGTCTGCAGCCGCGGGGCCTGGTCGTTGCAACGGCTCAGCCTGGATGGAACGGTGCAGCCGTTGCCGCAACCGTTTGATGACCTGGCGGGATTGAGCGCATGCAATGGCCGCGCCGTGGCCGTGGCCAGCAACAGCACAAGCGTGGCCGGTCTGCTGGAAATCGATTTGCGACCGGCCACGCCGCTCTGGGGCCACAGCCCCGCCATCGCGGCACCCTTGCCGGTTGAGGCGATCAGCGTGGCCGAACCGCTGTGGTTCAACGGCCACAAGGGCGAACGCACCCATGCCTGGTACTACCCCCCCAGCGGCAACCCACCAGGGCCTGCGCCTCTGCTGGTGAAAAGCCATAGCGGACCAACGGCCATGGCTCGCCGCGGCCTCAGCCTGGCGATTCAGTACTGGACCTCCCGGGGCTGGGGCGTGGTGGATGTGAATTACGGCGGCTCAACGGGGTTCGGCCGGGACTACCGGGAGCGCCTCAACGGGGGCTGGGGCGTGGTGGATGTGGCCGACTGCGCCGCAGCAGCCCAGGCTCTAATCGAGGCCGGCCGGGCTGATCCCGGCAAGATCGCCATCGAAGGCGGAAGCGCCGGCGGCTTCACCACCCTGGCGGCGCTGTGCTTCACCGACGTGTTCCGGGCCGGTGCATGCCGCTATGCGGTGTGTGATCTCACAGCCATGGCCGAAGACACGCACAGATTTGAAGCGCGCTACGTCGATGGCCTGGTGGGGGCATGGCCCGCGGCACGGGCTTTGTATGAGCAACGGTCGCCACTGCTGCATGCCGATCAGATCCGCTGTCCGGTGCTGTTTTTCCAGGGCATGCAAGACAAGGTGGTGCCTCCGGAACAAACCGAACGCATGGCCGAGGCTCTGCGCAGCAACGGCATTCCGGTGGACGTGAGGCTGTTCGAGGAGGAAGGCCATGGCTTCCGCAACCAGGCCACCCAGATCGAAGTACTGAGAGAGACCGAGGCCTTTTTTCGACGTCAACTAAAACTGGCTGAGCCGCAGAACTGAGCACAAAGAAACGTCCTCAGATCACGACAGTTCAAGACAAACAAGCAAAGCGATTAAAACTTCCCATAACATCAAAGAGCTTCAATAGTCAGATCATGTTTCAGCGGTGGCGCCGGGAATTTGTCGAGTTCTTCTTCACAAAGGGAAGCGCCCTGACAGTCGCCATTGCATTCATTGTGGGGCAGCAATTCACACGAATTGTTGACTCAGTCACGAAAGACCTCTTGATGCCTCTCCTGAATCCATTGGTTCCTAAAGGCAGCTTCCAAGATCTCAAGATTGACTATTTCGGCGGCGCCATTGAAATTGGCAAGCTCGTTGACACCATCATCGAGGCCCTCCTGGTGGCCTGGATGCTGTTCCTCATCTTTAAGGCAATCAAACGGATTGAGCGGCAAACCTCAGGATCCACGGAAGAAACATAGGCAATTGGGAGCTGAGCTAGCAAATGGTTACAACCCACACAACCCCGTTCAGCAGATGTAATGGGTTGAACCAGCAACCAGCAGCAACAGTCAACCTGTGCCCCACGGAACCCACGGAGGAGGTGTGTTCCTGAGAATCTCGTGAAAGTTCTTTCAGATTCGATGCGGATCCTGCGTTATCGCGGCAACAGCTACGCCAGCCCTGAACCGATCAACGCAACGCCCCGTCCCGGTGCACGCTCCTACCGCTGGGTGAAGTACGCCATCGAAACCAACAAGGTTGTTCCCCTGCGGCAACGCGAAGCCGCAGCTCACAACGATCAGCTGGCGGCCTGAGCCGACTTAGCTGTGCTCGCGCAGGAAGGCGACCGTGAAAGCGAGCTCTTCGCTGAAGCGGTCGATCTCTTCAAAGGTGCTGGTAAAGCTCAGGCTGGCCCGCGCTGAAGCTGTCACGTCATAAATGCGGTGCAGGGGCTGACAGCAGTGGTGACCACTGCGGATGCAGATCCCGGAGGCATCGATCAGAGCGGCGATGTCGTTGGCATGCACGCCATCCACAAGGAATGTGGCGAGGGCACCACGCTCGGGCTGTTGATCCGGCGTCGGCCCCAAGACCCGCACACCATCAATGTCCTGCAGCCGAGCGAAAAGATGCCGGGTGAGCTGCGCCTCCCAGGCCTGAATCGCCTCAAGACCCACCATCTGCAGATAGCGAATCGCTGCCCCCATGCCCACCGCCTCACCAATGGCAGGGGTGCCCGCTTCGAACTTATGGGGCAACACCGCCCAGGTGCTGTGGTCCAGGAAAACGTCCTGAATCATCTCGCCGCCGCCCAAAAAGGGAGGCATCGCCTCCAGCAGCGACTCCCTCGCCCAGAGGAATCCCATGCCGGTGGGACCACAGAGCTTGTGGGACGAGCCGACCAGGAAGTCGGCATCGAGGGCCACCACATCAATGGGCTTGTGAGCCAGGCTCTGGCAGGCATCCACGAGCACGCAGGCTCCAACGGCATGGGCCGCGGGGATGACCTGATCGAGGGGATTGCAGCAACCCAGGGAATTGCTGATGTGCACCAGGCTCACGAACCGAGTGCGCTCATTGAGCTGGGCCCGAAAATCCTTGAGATCCAGCTCGCCGGAATCGGTGATGCCCACATGGCGCAGCACGCAGCCGGTGCGCTGGGCCAATAGCTGCCAGGGCACCAGGTTGCTGTGGTGCTCCATCACCGTGAGGAGAATTTCATCCCCTTGCTTGAGGTTGGCGTCACCCCAGGTGCGCGCCACCAGATTGATGGCTTCGCTTGCATTGCGGGTGAAGACAATCTCCCGGGGACTGGCGGCGCCAATGAAGGCCGCCGTCGTGCTGCGGGCCGCTTCAAAGGCATCGGTGGCACGGGCACTGAGTTGGTGAGCGCCGCGATGCACGTTGGCGTTGTCGCTGCTGTAGTAGTGCTGCAGCGCCTCGAGCACCTGACGGGGCTTCTGGCTGGTGGCAGCGTGATCGAGATAAATCAGCGGCCTGCCGTCCGGAGCACGCTGTTCAAGAATCGGAAAATCGGCACGATATCGATACGATAGATCCACAAAATCAGCACTGGATCGTGCTTCAGCAGCGATCGTCATAGGGCAAGACTCTCCATCACGCGCTCCAGGGGGCGCCAGGCCTGCGCAGCTTCAGGTAGCTGCGCGATCACCTCCTGACAGGCACCGCGTAGCAGCAGCGCCGTTGCATCCGTCGCAGCGATGCCCCGACTCTGGAGATAGAACAACTCATCGTCCTGAAGCTGCGACACGGTGGCGCCATGGGCGCAGCGCACATCGTCCGCCACGATCTCCAGCTCGGGTTTGGTGTCCACCCGGGCCCGGCCGGACAGCAGCAGGTTGCGGCTCAACTGCGCGGCGTTGGTGCGCTGCGCATCGCGGGGAACACTGATGGCGCCGTTAAAAATCGCGTGAGACTGGCCGCCGGCCAGGCATTTCTGCAACTGATCCAGCTCCCCCTCCGGCCCGTCGAAGCGAACCGCGGTGTGGGTGGCCAGCTGCTGCTCGGCGCCGGTGACAGCCAAAGCCTTAAGCACGGTCTCTGCCTGGCCATCCACCTGCACCACCCGGGGCTCCACCCGTCCCAGGTTCCAGCCTTGAACCACCGAAGTGAGGGCATAGGAGCTGCGGGGCTCCTGCTCGACGGCCAAATGAGCCATCAGCGATGACGCCCCATCTGCAGTGGCCAGAACGCCATGGCGCAGTTGGGCCTCCTGCCCCAGATGAACTTCCAGCACGTGACTGTGGGCCGACGCACCCTCAGCCAGCAGCACCTGCATCAGCTCCAGCTCTGCCTTTTCCTCCAACAGCAGCAGCACCCGCGTGGCGTTCAACCCGGCACCCGCCGCCAGGACCAGCTCCAACGGGCCAACCCGTCCCCGCACCCTGAGGGCCAGGATTTGCTGGGCTTTGGCATGGTTGAACTCCACGGGCCAGACCTGGGCACAACCGCAGCGATCGAGGGTGTGGCCGAGGGCCTGCACCAGCTCTTCGCCATTCAGCGCCGTGATTCCTTCCGGAAGCACCTGGCCGGCCAGGGGATCATCAAAACCATTGAGCACCAGACGGGTCACCCCGTCCAAGCTGGCCGGCAGAGACGTGGACAGTGGCGAGGCACTGACCGGCAACTCCGAGACAGCCGCAAGGCGTTTGAGGTCGGTGAGCCGCCAGGGCTCCTGGCGACGGGTGGGCAGACCAAGCTGTTCAAGCGCGGCTCGACCGCGCTCCTGCACCGGTGCCAGCACACTGCTCGCCATGGTCAAGCTGCTCCTTGAGCTGCCAGCTCCTGATCAACCCAGTCGTATCCGGTCTGCTCCAGCTCAAGGGCCAGCTCCCGTCCGCCGGTGCGCAGGATCCGGCCTGCCGCCATCACATGCACATAGTCCGGGGTGATCTCATCGAGAAGACGCTGGTAGTGGGTGATCAGCAGCGTGGCGTTATCTTCCGTCGCCAGCTGGTTCACACCACCGGCCACGATGCGAAGGGCATCGATATCCAGGCCGGAATCGGTTTCATCCAGGATCGCCACCACTGGCTCCAGCAGCGCCATCTGGAGAATCTCGTTGCGCTTTTTCTCGCCCCCGGAGAAACCTTCATTCACGCTGCGCTCAAGGAAAGCAGGATCCATCTGCACCACCTTGAGCTTGTCGTTCACGTGATCCTCGAAGGCAAAGGTGTCGAGCTCCTCTTCCCCCTGCTTTTCCCGCCGGGCATTGGTGGACACCCGTAGGAATTCCAGGTTGCTGACGCCAGGGATTTCAACGGGGTACTGAAATCCGAGGAAAACCCCCAGACGGGCCCGCTCTTCAGGCTCCAGCTCAAAAAGATCCTGGCCGCGATAACGAACGGTGCCGCCCGTGACCCGGTAAGCCGGATGCCCAGCCAACACCTTGGAGAGCGTGCTCTTACCACTGCCGTTGCGACCCATTACGGCATGGACCTCACCAGCCCGCACCTGCAGATTCACCCCCTTGAGGATGGGCTTGTCCTCGACGGAGGCATGCAGGTCTTGGATATCGAGCAGCAGCTCAGCGTCTGGGCGAATCACGGAAGGCGTTGTTTAAAAAAAGAGAGACAAGTTGGGGGAAGGGATCAGCCCACGGACCCCTCAAGTTTGAGGGCCAGCAATTTGTCCGCCTCAGCGGCAAACTCCATCGGCAGCTGATTGAAGACGTCGCGGCAGAAGCCGCTGACCATCATCGAGACGGCCTCTTCAAACCCGATGCCACGGCTCTGCAGGTAAAAGAGCTGGTCTTCGGAGATGCGACAGGTGCTGGCCTCGTGCTCGATGGCCGCCTGCGGCTGCTGCGAACGGATGTAGGGGTAGGTGTTCGCAGCGGCCTGATCGCCAATCAACATCGAATCGCATTGGCTGTAGTTGCGAGCGCCCTTGGCATTGGGTCCCATCTGCACGAGACCGCGGTAACTGTTGCTGGAGCGCCCTGCACTGATGCCCTTGCTCACAATCGTGGAGCGGGTGCGCGGTCCGACATGGACCATCTTGGTGCCGGTATCGGCCTGCTGGCAGTTGTTGGTGAGGGCCACGGAATAGAACTCACCCACCGAATCAGCTCCCTGGAGCACGCAACTGGGGTATTTCCAGGTGATGGCAGAACCGGTCTCCACCTGGGTCCAGCTGATGCGGCTGCGATCACCGCGGCACTGGCCTCGTTTGGTCACGAAGTTGTAAATCCCGCCGACGCCGTTTTCATCACCGGCGTACCAGTTCTGAACCGTGGAATATTTGATTGAGGCGTCGTCGAGAGCCACAAGTTCAACCACCGCCGCATGCAGCTGGTTGGTGTCGAACATCGGTGCTGTGCACCCTTCGAGATAACTCACCGAGGCTCCCTCTTCGGCGACGATCAAAGTGCGCTCGAACTGTCCGGTGTCGCCGGAATTGATCCGGAAGTAGGTAGAGAGCTCCATCGGGCACTCAACGCCCTTCGGAATGAAGACAAAGGATCCGTCGCTGAACACCGCTGAATTCAGGGCTGCGAAGTAGTTGTCGTTGCTGGAGACAACCGTGCCGAGGTAGCGCTCGATCAGCTCGGGATGCTCTTTGACCGCCTCACTGAAGGAGCAGAACACCACCCCGTGTTCCGCCAACTTCTCTTTGTAGGTGGTGGCAATCGAAACGCTGTCGAATACAGCATCCACGGCCACGTTGCTGAGGCGCTTCTGCTCACTCAGCGGGATGCCGAGCTTGTCGAAGGTTTCCAGCAGCTTCGGATCCACTTCATCGAGGCTGGCCTTCTTCTCCTGTTGCTTGGGAGCCGCGTAATAAACGATGTCCTGGTAGTCGATCTCGGGATAACCGAGGGCAGCCCAGTCGGGCTCCTCAAGGGTGAGCCAATGGCGAAACGCCTTGAGCCGGAACTGAAGCAGAAAATCAGGCTCCTCTTTCTTGGCCGAAATCAGGCGAACGACCTCTTCACTGAGACCTTTGGCGATTTTGTCGGTCTCAATCTCGGTAACAAAGCCGTACTTGTACGGCTGGCTGACGAGATCCCGTGTGGAGGTACTAGTCATTCAGCTCAGCCGGCGGTGGCGTTGATCGTTTCGGTGGTGATGGACTGCGTCTTCTCAGGGCAAGCGAAGGGGTTGTCCTCGGTGAGGAAGAGCATGCAGTGGCATTCCTTGCGCTCGCGCATCGGAACGCAGGGGCAGTTCCAGAAGGCCTGCGAGACCTCGGCCTCCTT comes from the Synechococcus sp. A15-62 genome and includes:
- a CDS encoding SufS family cysteine desulfurase: MTIAAEARSSADFVDLSYRYRADFPILEQRAPDGRPLIYLDHAATSQKPRQVLEALQHYYSSDNANVHRGAHQLSARATDAFEAARSTTAAFIGAASPREIVFTRNASEAINLVARTWGDANLKQGDEILLTVMEHHSNLVPWQLLAQRTGCVLRHVGITDSGELDLKDFRAQLNERTRFVSLVHISNSLGCCNPLDQVIPAAHAVGACVLVDACQSLAHKPIDVVALDADFLVGSSHKLCGPTGMGFLWARESLLEAMPPFLGGGEMIQDVFLDHSTWAVLPHKFEAGTPAIGEAVGMGAAIRYLQMVGLEAIQAWEAQLTRHLFARLQDIDGVRVLGPTPDQQPERGALATFLVDGVHANDIAALIDASGICIRSGHHCCQPLHRIYDVTASARASLSFTSTFEEIDRFSEELAFTVAFLREHS
- a CDS encoding SufD family Fe-S cluster assembly protein, giving the protein MASSVLAPVQERGRAALEQLGLPTRRQEPWRLTDLKRLAAVSELPVSASPLSTSLPASLDGVTRLVLNGFDDPLAGQVLPEGITALNGEELVQALGHTLDRCGCAQVWPVEFNHAKAQQILALRVRGRVGPLELVLAAGAGLNATRVLLLLEEKAELELMQVLLAEGASAHSHVLEVHLGQEAQLRHGVLATADGASSLMAHLAVEQEPRSSYALTSVVQGWNLGRVEPRVVQVDGQAETVLKALAVTGAEQQLATHTAVRFDGPEGELDQLQKCLAGGQSHAIFNGAISVPRDAQRTNAAQLSRNLLLSGRARVDTKPELEIVADDVRCAHGATVSQLQDDELFYLQSRGIAATDATALLLRGACQEVIAQLPEAAQAWRPLERVMESLAL
- the sufC gene encoding Fe-S cluster assembly ATPase SufC, coding for MIRPDAELLLDIQDLHASVEDKPILKGVNLQVRAGEVHAVMGRNGSGKSTLSKVLAGHPAYRVTGGTVRYRGQDLFELEPEERARLGVFLGFQYPVEIPGVSNLEFLRVSTNARREKQGEEELDTFAFEDHVNDKLKVVQMDPAFLERSVNEGFSGGEKKRNEILQMALLEPVVAILDETDSGLDIDALRIVAGGVNQLATEDNATLLITHYQRLLDEITPDYVHVMAAGRILRTGGRELALELEQTGYDWVDQELAAQGAA
- the sufB gene encoding Fe-S cluster assembly protein SufB; this translates as MTSTSTRDLVSQPYKYGFVTEIETDKIAKGLSEEVVRLISAKKEEPDFLLQFRLKAFRHWLTLEEPDWAALGYPEIDYQDIVYYAAPKQQEKKASLDEVDPKLLETFDKLGIPLSEQKRLSNVAVDAVFDSVSIATTYKEKLAEHGVVFCSFSEAVKEHPELIERYLGTVVSSNDNYFAALNSAVFSDGSFVFIPKGVECPMELSTYFRINSGDTGQFERTLIVAEEGASVSYLEGCTAPMFDTNQLHAAVVELVALDDASIKYSTVQNWYAGDENGVGGIYNFVTKRGQCRGDRSRISWTQVETGSAITWKYPSCVLQGADSVGEFYSVALTNNCQQADTGTKMVHVGPRTRSTIVSKGISAGRSSNSYRGLVQMGPNAKGARNYSQCDSMLIGDQAAANTYPYIRSQQPQAAIEHEASTCRISEDQLFYLQSRGIGFEEAVSMMVSGFCRDVFNQLPMEFAAEADKLLALKLEGSVG